Proteins found in one Rhodovulum sp. MB263 genomic segment:
- a CDS encoding arylesterase: MLALGLSAGAGPARAEITLAALGDSLTQGYGLPQEEGFVPQLQAWLRAQGADVTVLNAGVSGDTTAGGLSRIGWTLTPEVDGLIVALGGNDLLRGIDPAASRANLDAILTRAEAADVPVLLVGLDAPGNYGPEFKAAFDAMYPELARAHDTLYFPNFLKGLTDLPDRGTAMARYMQDDGIHPSAAGVKLIVEAMGPSVLELVDRAGAGAGG, encoded by the coding sequence ATGCTGGCACTGGGCCTCTCTGCCGGCGCCGGACCCGCCCGCGCCGAAATCACCCTCGCCGCCCTCGGCGACAGCCTGACCCAGGGCTACGGCCTGCCGCAGGAAGAGGGATTCGTGCCCCAGCTTCAGGCCTGGCTGAGAGCGCAGGGCGCCGATGTCACGGTTCTGAATGCCGGGGTCTCGGGCGACACCACGGCGGGCGGGCTGTCCCGGATCGGCTGGACGCTCACGCCCGAGGTCGACGGGCTGATCGTGGCGCTTGGCGGCAACGATCTGTTGCGCGGCATCGACCCGGCCGCCTCGCGGGCCAATCTCGACGCGATCCTGACCCGGGCCGAGGCCGCGGATGTGCCGGTCCTGCTGGTCGGGCTCGATGCGCCGGGCAATTACGGGCCTGAATTCAAGGCCGCCTTCGACGCCATGTATCCCGAACTCGCCAGGGCCCATGACACGCTTTATTTCCCGAATTTCCTCAAGGGCCTGACCGATCTGCCCGACCGCGGCACGGCGATGGCGCGCTACATGCAGGATGACGGCATCCACCCCTCGGCCGCAGGCGTGAAACTGATCGTCGAGGCGATGGGGCCGAGCGTGCTCGAACTGGTCGACCGCGCCGGGGCCGGCGCCGGGGGCTGA
- a CDS encoding ABC transporter permease: MSLAVAARIARRELRGGLRGFYVFLACLALGVAAIAAVGSVRESIEAGLTREGAALLGGDAEMTLTYRFASEEERPWMEGVSAALSEVVDFRSMVAVVRDGETERGLTQVKAVDDAYPLYGQVVLDPPIPLDEAIAGNGAVMERVLADRLGLVPGDSFRLGTADYRLSAVLLREPDGAGAGFGLGPRLILRKAALEPSGLLAPGTLYEVKYRLKLPPGHDIAALERAAESRFADRGVRWRDARNGAPGMTRFVDRMASFLVLVGLAGLAVGGVGVSAAVRSYIDGKTEVVAILKTLGAEGGTILAAYLMQIGALAGLGIFLGLGLGALLPLAAGPFLAAQLPVPAEFTVHAGPLAEAALYGVLTALLFTLWPLARTEEVRAAALFRDASGRIRAWPRPRYIAATVFLALALIGIAAWFSGVPKLAFWAAAGILGALGLLVLAAAGLRRIARVAARARVLRGRTALRLALGAVGGPGGETASVVLSLGLGLSILAAIGQIDSNLRSAIRQELPERAPSYFVVDIQPGQLDGFLARLGRDPGVSRVETAPMLRGVLTRINGRPAREVAGDHWVVRGDRGVTYADRPPENTVVTDGLWWPPGYDGPPQVSFAREEAGEIGLKLGDEITVNILGRDITATVTSFREVDFSTAGIGFVMTMDPAAVAGAPHTHIATIYAEPSAEAAILRDLASAYPNITAIRIKDALDRVAEVLSGLAAAIAYGASATLVTGVIVLIGAAAAGQRARIFEAAVLKTVGAVRGQILAYFALRSAMLGAAAGTVAIFAGGVAGWAVMRFVMEGDYRFEPVSALAIVLGGALATLLAGLAFAWRPLAARPARVLRARE, translated from the coding sequence ATGAGCCTTGCGGTCGCGGCCCGGATCGCCCGGCGCGAGCTGCGCGGCGGGCTGCGCGGCTTCTATGTCTTTCTCGCCTGTCTTGCGCTGGGCGTCGCGGCCATCGCTGCGGTGGGCTCGGTCCGCGAAAGCATCGAGGCCGGGCTGACCCGCGAGGGCGCGGCGCTTCTGGGCGGCGATGCCGAGATGACGCTGACCTACCGCTTTGCCTCGGAGGAGGAACGCCCCTGGATGGAGGGCGTGTCGGCGGCGTTGTCGGAAGTGGTTGATTTCCGTTCGATGGTGGCGGTCGTGCGCGATGGCGAGACCGAACGCGGGCTGACCCAGGTCAAGGCGGTCGACGATGCCTATCCGCTTTACGGGCAGGTCGTGCTGGACCCGCCGATACCGCTGGATGAGGCCATCGCGGGCAATGGCGCGGTGATGGAGCGGGTGCTGGCCGACCGGCTGGGCCTTGTGCCGGGCGACAGCTTCCGGCTGGGAACCGCCGATTACAGGCTGTCCGCGGTCTTGCTGCGCGAGCCCGACGGGGCAGGCGCCGGCTTCGGGCTGGGACCGCGGCTGATCCTGCGCAAGGCCGCGCTCGAGCCCTCGGGGCTGCTGGCGCCGGGCACGCTTTACGAGGTCAAGTACCGGCTGAAACTGCCGCCCGGCCATGACATCGCCGCGCTCGAGCGCGCGGCCGAGAGCCGCTTTGCCGATCGGGGCGTGCGCTGGCGGGATGCCCGGAACGGCGCGCCCGGCATGACCCGCTTCGTCGACCGCATGGCCTCGTTCCTGGTGCTGGTCGGGCTGGCCGGGCTGGCGGTGGGCGGTGTCGGCGTCTCGGCGGCGGTGCGCTCCTATATCGACGGCAAGACCGAGGTGGTGGCGATCCTGAAGACGCTGGGCGCCGAGGGCGGCACGATCCTCGCGGCCTATCTCATGCAGATCGGCGCGCTGGCCGGGCTTGGCATCTTTCTTGGACTCGGGCTGGGCGCGCTGCTGCCCTTGGCGGCCGGGCCTTTCCTCGCCGCGCAGCTGCCGGTTCCGGCCGAGTTCACGGTCCATGCCGGGCCGCTGGCAGAAGCCGCGCTTTACGGCGTTCTGACCGCGCTCCTCTTCACGCTCTGGCCGCTGGCCCGGACCGAGGAGGTGCGGGCGGCGGCGCTGTTTCGCGATGCCTCGGGGCGGATCCGGGCCTGGCCGCGGCCGCGCTATATCGCGGCGACGGTGTTTCTGGCGCTGGCGCTGATCGGGATAGCGGCCTGGTTCTCGGGCGTGCCGAAACTGGCGTTCTGGGCAGCGGCGGGCATTCTCGGCGCGCTGGGCCTTCTGGTGCTGGCCGCGGCGGGGCTTCGCCGGATCGCGCGTGTCGCGGCCCGGGCGCGGGTTTTGCGCGGGCGCACTGCGCTGCGGCTGGCGCTGGGCGCGGTCGGCGGGCCGGGGGGCGAGACCGCCTCGGTGGTACTGTCGCTGGGGCTTGGGCTGTCGATCCTTGCCGCCATCGGTCAGATCGATTCGAACCTCCGGAGCGCGATCCGGCAGGAGCTTCCCGAACGTGCCCCCTCCTATTTCGTGGTCGACATCCAGCCCGGCCAGCTTGACGGGTTCCTGGCCCGGCTCGGGCGCGATCCTGGTGTCAGCCGGGTCGAGACCGCGCCGATGCTGCGCGGCGTTCTGACCCGGATCAACGGCCGTCCCGCGCGCGAGGTGGCGGGCGATCACTGGGTGGTGCGGGGCGACCGGGGCGTGACCTATGCCGACCGGCCGCCGGAAAACACCGTCGTCACCGACGGGCTCTGGTGGCCTCCCGGCTATGACGGGCCGCCGCAGGTCAGCTTTGCCCGCGAGGAGGCCGGCGAGATCGGGCTGAAGCTTGGTGACGAGATCACCGTCAACATCCTCGGCCGCGACATCACCGCGACGGTGACGAGCTTCCGCGAGGTCGATTTCTCGACCGCGGGCATCGGCTTCGTGATGACGATGGATCCGGCCGCCGTCGCAGGGGCGCCGCATACCCATATCGCCACGATCTATGCCGAGCCATCGGCCGAGGCGGCGATCCTGCGCGATCTTGCCTCGGCCTATCCCAACATCACCGCGATCCGGATCAAGGATGCGCTCGACCGGGTGGCCGAGGTGCTGTCGGGCCTTGCCGCTGCCATCGCCTATGGCGCCTCGGCGACGCTGGTGACCGGGGTGATCGTGCTGATCGGCGCGGCCGCGGCCGGTCAGCGGGCGCGGATCTTCGAGGCGGCGGTGCTGAAGACGGTGGGCGCGGTGCGGGGCCAGATCCTGGCCTATTTCGCGCTGCGTTCGGCGATGCTGGGGGCGGCGGCGGGGACCGTCGCGATCTTCGCGGGCGGGGTCGCGGGCTGGGCGGTGATGCGCTTCGTGATGGAGGGCGATTACCGCTTCGAGCCGGTCTCGGCGCTGGCCATCGTCCTGGGTGGTGCGCTGGCGACGCTGCTGGCGGGGCTTGCCTTCGCCTGGCGGCCGCTGGCGGCACGGCCGGCCCGGGTACTGCGCGCGCGCGAATAG
- a CDS encoding ABC transporter ATP-binding protein, with protein MADPILSLSDVTLTLAGNAGPVEILHGISLDVAPGETLGLVGPSGSGKSSLLMLMGGLERASAGRVTALGRDLTAMNEDQLARFRREHMGVVFQSFHLIPTMTALENVATPLELAGHRDAFERARDELRAVGLGARIDHYPSQMSGGEQQRVALARAAAPRPHLLLADEPTGNLDGANGAAIMELLFGLRDRHGATLVLVTHAADLAARCDRVIELADGRIAGEAAQRAAE; from the coding sequence ATGGCAGACCCGATTCTTTCGCTCAGCGACGTGACGCTGACGCTCGCCGGCAATGCCGGCCCGGTCGAGATCCTGCATGGCATCTCGCTCGACGTGGCGCCGGGCGAGACCCTGGGGCTGGTCGGTCCGTCTGGATCGGGCAAGTCGTCTCTCCTCATGCTGATGGGCGGGCTCGAACGGGCCAGCGCGGGTCGGGTGACGGCGCTGGGCCGCGATCTTACGGCGATGAACGAGGACCAGCTCGCCCGGTTCCGCAGGGAACATATGGGCGTGGTGTTCCAGTCTTTCCACCTGATCCCGACCATGACCGCGCTGGAAAACGTGGCGACGCCGCTGGAGTTGGCGGGTCATCGCGACGCCTTCGAGCGGGCCCGCGACGAGCTGCGCGCGGTCGGGCTCGGCGCCCGGATCGACCATTATCCCAGCCAGATGTCCGGCGGCGAGCAGCAGCGCGTGGCGCTGGCCCGCGCCGCCGCGCCGCGCCCGCATCTGCTTCTGGCCGACGAGCCCACCGGTAATCTCGACGGCGCCAATGGCGCGGCGATCATGGAGCTTCTGTTCGGGCTGCGCGACCGTCATGGCGCGACGCTGGTGCTGGTGACCCATGCCGCCGATCTGGCCGCGCGCTGCGACCGGGTGATCGAGCTGGCCGACGGGCGGATCGCAGGCGAAGCCGCGCAGAGGGCGGCGGAATGA
- a CDS encoding AbrB family transcriptional regulator, with the protein MTSTDPPLGPALLTLATGATGAALAALLHMPAPFITGPALSVTLAALAGLRADLPRVFRDACFVVLGVNLGASVTPEAIDTAIHWPLSLLVLAISVLTIIGLGARLLRRLFGFDRMSALLTATPGHLSFVLSLSTDLRADLPRVTMIQTVRVLALILLVPFLAPLLGQGDLPVVPPQTAPPMPLRGLLALLALSGAAGLALDRLRVPAGLLLGGMGLSALGHATGTIQGTVPVWLSVPAFIAMGTLIGTRFSGVTPRMLLQSLGAASLLTGFAALVSLVAAALVAKLLGLPMLSALIAFAPGGLETMMAMSLLLNADPAYVTTHHVFRLLMLTVALPLLVARTRAVIAREAAAAPTDKAPD; encoded by the coding sequence ATGACATCGACAGACCCACCGCTGGGCCCTGCCCTTCTGACCCTTGCCACCGGCGCCACCGGCGCGGCGCTTGCCGCGCTGCTGCATATGCCTGCGCCATTCATCACCGGCCCCGCGCTGAGCGTGACCCTCGCCGCGCTTGCGGGGCTGCGCGCCGATCTGCCCCGCGTCTTCCGCGATGCCTGCTTCGTGGTCCTCGGCGTCAATCTCGGCGCCAGCGTCACCCCCGAGGCGATCGACACCGCGATCCACTGGCCGCTGAGCCTCCTCGTGCTGGCGATCTCGGTACTGACGATCATCGGGCTTGGCGCGCGGCTCCTGCGTCGCCTGTTCGGCTTCGACCGGATGAGCGCGCTGCTGACCGCAACCCCCGGACATCTGAGCTTCGTGCTGAGCCTGTCGACCGACCTGCGCGCCGATCTGCCGCGGGTGACGATGATCCAGACCGTCCGCGTGCTGGCACTGATCCTGCTGGTGCCGTTCCTCGCGCCGCTTCTGGGCCAGGGCGATCTGCCGGTCGTGCCGCCGCAGACGGCGCCGCCGATGCCGCTCCGGGGGCTGCTGGCATTGCTCGCCCTGTCGGGCGCGGCCGGGCTCGCGCTCGACCGGCTGCGGGTTCCGGCCGGGCTTTTGCTGGGCGGGATGGGGCTTTCGGCGCTTGGCCATGCCACCGGGACGATCCAGGGCACGGTTCCCGTCTGGCTGTCGGTGCCGGCCTTCATCGCCATGGGCACGCTGATCGGCACGCGGTTCTCGGGCGTGACCCCGCGCATGCTGCTGCAGTCCCTGGGCGCGGCAAGCCTGCTGACCGGTTTCGCCGCGCTGGTCTCGCTGGTCGCGGCGGCGCTGGTGGCCAAGCTTCTGGGCCTGCCGATGCTGAGTGCGCTTATCGCCTTCGCCCCGGGCGGGCTCGAGACGATGATGGCGATGTCGCTGCTTCTGAACGCCGATCCGGCCTATGTGACCACGCATCACGTGTTCCGCCTGCTGATGCTGACGGTCGCGCTGCCGCTGCTGGTGGCCCGGACCCGGGCCGTCATCGCCCGCGAGGCCGCCGCCGCGCCAACGGACAAGGCCCCGGATTAG